One stretch of Paenibacillus sp. AN1007 DNA includes these proteins:
- a CDS encoding YggS family pyridoxal phosphate-dependent enzyme — MSLEERKQQVNQKIKDACKRSNRPFEDVNVIAVTKYVSLQTTGAVLDHGLEHIGENRWQDAQAKWETFGQKGTWHFIGHLQTNKVKDVIGKFAYIHSLDRLSLAKELDKKAASLGIQVNTFMQVNISGEESKYGLQPELAGSFLKDIQSFNNLRVIGLMTMAPHEEDPEMTRPVFRGLRELRDDLNGQALTAEPLRELSMGMSNDFEIAIEEGATWVRLGSILVGKEEGTRWA, encoded by the coding sequence GTGTCATTGGAGGAGCGTAAACAACAGGTAAATCAGAAGATCAAAGATGCGTGTAAGCGCAGCAACCGCCCGTTTGAAGATGTGAATGTGATTGCAGTCACGAAATATGTCTCATTGCAGACGACGGGGGCTGTGCTGGATCATGGTCTTGAGCATATTGGAGAAAACCGCTGGCAGGATGCGCAGGCGAAATGGGAAACCTTCGGACAGAAGGGGACATGGCATTTCATTGGTCATCTGCAGACGAACAAGGTGAAAGACGTCATTGGCAAGTTTGCGTACATACATTCACTGGATCGTTTGTCACTGGCGAAGGAACTGGACAAAAAGGCCGCTTCGCTTGGAATTCAGGTGAACACGTTTATGCAGGTGAACATTTCGGGTGAAGAGAGCAAGTATGGTTTGCAGCCTGAACTGGCAGGTTCATTTCTGAAGGATATTCAATCGTTTAACAACCTTAGGGTCATCGGTCTGATGACGATGGCGCCTCATGAGGAAGATCCGGAGATGACGCGTCCTGTGTTTAGGGGGCTGCGTGAGCTGAGAGATGATTTGAATGGACAAGCTCTGACAGCAGAACCGTTGAGAGAGCTGTCCATGGGCATGTCTAATGATTTCGAAATAGCCATTGAAGAAGGGGCAACCTGGGTGCGGCTTGGATCGATTCTCGTAGGAAAAGAGGAGGGGACACGATGGGCGTGA
- a CDS encoding cell division protein SepF: MGVMNKFMNFLGLQEEEEIVERERLAAQEEHEPEQQENETSALDKRRNQRGNNVVSIHSQKNVKVVLYEPRSYDEAQEIADHLRSHRTVVVNLQRIRQDQALRVIDFLSGTVYALGGGISKIGGNIFLCTPDTVEIQGTITEILADSEQDYNRMR; this comes from the coding sequence ATGGGCGTGATGAATAAATTCATGAATTTCCTGGGTCTTCAGGAAGAAGAAGAAATTGTGGAGCGTGAACGGCTTGCAGCACAAGAGGAACATGAGCCTGAACAGCAGGAAAATGAAACCTCTGCACTTGATAAACGTAGAAACCAAAGGGGTAATAATGTGGTTAGCATTCATTCCCAGAAAAATGTTAAAGTTGTGCTGTATGAGCCTCGTTCCTATGACGAAGCACAGGAGATTGCCGACCATCTGCGCTCGCATCGTACCGTTGTTGTGAATCTGCAGCGAATTCGCCAGGATCAGGCTTTACGTGTAATTGACTTTCTAAGCGGAACGGTTTATGCATTAGGCGGGGGGATATCCAAGATCGGCGGCAACATTTTTCTCTGTACGCCAGATACGGTTGAAATTCAGGGAACGATTACGGAAATACTGGCTGACAGCGAGCAAGATTATAACAGAATGAGGTGA
- a CDS encoding YggT family protein, producing the protein MYQIEVLLGTLYQIYFYMVIVYILMSWLPNARESFIGELLGKFVEPYLRPFRRFIPPLFGVLDISPIVALIVLQLALQGLVTILRYFY; encoded by the coding sequence TTGTATCAGATTGAAGTCCTATTGGGTACGCTGTACCAGATTTATTTTTACATGGTCATTGTCTACATATTGATGTCCTGGCTTCCCAACGCACGGGAAAGCTTCATTGGTGAATTGTTAGGCAAATTTGTGGAACCTTATCTAAGACCATTCCGCCGATTTATTCCGCCGCTGTTCGGTGTGCTGGATATTTCCCCGATTGTGGCATTGATTGTGCTTCAACTCGCACTTCAAGGGCTTGTCACAATTCTGAGATACTTCTACTAG
- a CDS encoding YlmH/Sll1252 family protein, with amino-acid sequence MSGDIYEHFSHDERDFVDKASDWIERASKYHDMKLTDFLDPRQVFILQSLVNRSQHVQIRLDGGYEAAERKRALIAPDYRYLDEEDMGMQVLSITSDDRKISELEHGDYMGSLLGLGMKRGKIGDIQVLDDGCHTVVAAETGAFLSLQLNQVHRVHVFTELLPLNQLKWSATKLDTIDITAASLRLDGICADVYRLSRSKVLVPIKAGRCKVNWKVVEDPSKPLKEGDVVSIQGFGRFKVLEQDGMTKKGRCRLKIGKFA; translated from the coding sequence ATGAGCGGTGATATTTACGAACATTTTAGTCATGATGAACGGGATTTTGTAGACAAAGCCTCGGATTGGATCGAGCGGGCCAGCAAGTATCATGATATGAAGCTGACCGATTTTCTTGATCCAAGGCAGGTGTTTATTCTGCAATCCCTGGTGAATCGCAGCCAGCATGTTCAGATTCGTCTGGACGGCGGTTACGAAGCGGCTGAACGTAAGCGTGCATTGATTGCACCTGACTATCGATACCTCGATGAGGAAGATATGGGGATGCAGGTGCTCAGTATTACGTCGGACGACCGAAAAATCTCGGAACTGGAGCACGGGGACTATATGGGTTCCCTGCTCGGGCTCGGGATGAAGCGAGGCAAGATTGGAGATATTCAAGTGCTGGATGATGGCTGCCATACCGTGGTGGCAGCGGAAACCGGCGCTTTTTTATCGCTTCAATTGAATCAGGTGCATCGCGTTCATGTGTTCACAGAGCTGTTGCCGTTGAACCAGCTGAAATGGTCTGCGACGAAATTGGACACCATAGATATTACCGCTGCTTCGCTGCGGCTGGATGGCATCTGTGCAGATGTGTATCGGCTGAGCCGGAGCAAGGTGCTGGTCCCAATCAAGGCAGGACGCTGTAAAGTGAACTGGAAAGTGGTGGAGGACCCTTCGAAGCCGCTCAAGGAAGGGGATGTGGTATCCATTCAAGGGTTTGGTCGTTTCAAGGTGTTGGAACAGGATGGAATGACCAAAAAGGGACGATGCCGATTGAAAATCGGGAAATTTGCTTGA
- a CDS encoding DivIVA domain-containing protein — protein sequence MPLTPLDIHNKEFSRRLRGYDEDEVNEFLDQVIKDYEGVIRENKELSNQLLSVQEKLDHFATIEETLSKTIIIAQEAADDVKNNAKKEAQLIVKEAEKNADRIVNEALGKSRKIALEVEELKKQASIYRARFRTLVEAQLELLTQDGWEALESREQEVRDREREMKEIY from the coding sequence ATGCCATTAACGCCGCTGGACATACATAACAAGGAATTCTCCCGACGCCTGCGTGGGTATGACGAGGATGAAGTCAACGAATTTCTAGATCAAGTCATCAAAGATTACGAAGGCGTCATTCGCGAGAACAAAGAGCTGAGCAATCAGCTGCTGTCCGTTCAGGAGAAGCTGGATCATTTTGCAACCATTGAGGAGACCCTCAGCAAAACGATCATCATTGCACAGGAAGCTGCTGACGATGTGAAGAATAACGCCAAGAAGGAAGCTCAGTTAATCGTAAAGGAAGCAGAGAAAAATGCAGACCGAATCGTTAACGAAGCACTTGGCAAATCACGTAAGATTGCTTTGGAAGTGGAAGAACTGAAGAAGCAGGCGTCCATCTATCGCGCGCGTTTCCGTACGCTTGTTGAAGCTCAGCTTGAGCTGCTTACGCAGGATGGCTGGGAAGCGCTGGAGAGCCGTGAACAGGAAGTGCGTGACCGTGAGCGGGAGATGAAGGAAATTTATTAG
- the ileS gene encoding isoleucine--tRNA ligase, translating to MQRVDVKEKARARELRVLNKWKSENTFKRSIENREGKPNFVFYEGPPTANGKPHIGHVLGRVIKDFVGRYNTMKGYRVVRKAGWDTHGLPVELGVQKKLGISHKWEIEDYGVEKFINECKASVFEYEQQWRDLTEGIGYWTDMDNPYITLDNNYIESVWNILAAIHEKGLLYRGHRVSPYCPSCQTTLSSHEVAQGYKDVKDLSATAKFKLHESGEFVLAWTTTPWTLPSHVALAVNPEMEYSRVRQNDEVFIMATNLVEKVMKDSKGEYEIIGTLKGADLVGKTYSPPFNYVQAEKTNIILGAGFVTDASGTGIVHMAPAHGEDDYRVCRENGISFVNMVDLEGKFVAQVTDFAGRFVKDCDIDIVRYLSEHGRLFSKEKYEHSYPFCWRCDTPLLYYAMDSWFIQTTAIKDQLIANNSEVEWYPGHVREGRFGKFLEDLVDWNISRDRYWGTPLNIWVCEETGEQFAPHSIAELRARAVGDVPENLELHKPYVDEVKVLSSCGKYEMKRTPEVIDVWFDSGSMPFAQQHYPFENKEVFEQQYPADMICEGIDQTRGWFYSLLAVSTLLTGKAPYKAVMATGHVLDENGQKMSKSKGNVIDPWEVIEEYGTDAFRWALLSDSAPWNSKRFSKGIVGEAKSKMVDTLVNTHAFLTLYATIDGFDPQEHPFLLSAHKLDRWILSRLNSLILVVEKALSVNDYLNSSKAIEAFVDELSNWYIRRSRDRFWGSGLTEDKLDAYRTLTEVLVTTAKLVAPFTPMLAEDIYLNLTTGESVHMDDYPAANEALIDAALEQDMETARRVVELARNVRNETGIKTRQPLSELIVSLDKGFDLASYEEIIKEEINVKGIRTEHNDAEFVDFTLKLNLKVAGKKYGKNVGFLQNLFKGMTADETRKVVSDGAFNVVSPEGEELQVTAEELLVEKQAKSGFASASGYGLTVALNTEITTALEQEGWVREVVRAVQDTRKRLDLPIEKRVRLTLDVDADLQAAIEAFDDVLRENVLVTDVTFGKADAMERVEAGGKAIGIYIEG from the coding sequence ATGCAGCGAGTCGATGTCAAAGAGAAAGCACGTGCAAGAGAATTACGTGTATTAAATAAATGGAAATCGGAGAACACGTTCAAACGATCCATTGAGAACCGGGAGGGCAAACCAAACTTCGTATTTTATGAAGGTCCGCCTACAGCCAACGGTAAACCGCATATCGGTCACGTCCTTGGACGTGTCATCAAAGACTTTGTCGGACGTTATAACACGATGAAAGGTTATCGCGTTGTACGTAAAGCCGGGTGGGATACACACGGCCTGCCAGTTGAACTCGGAGTACAGAAGAAGCTGGGCATCTCCCACAAATGGGAAATCGAAGATTATGGTGTGGAGAAGTTTATCAACGAATGTAAAGCGAGCGTATTCGAATACGAGCAGCAGTGGCGTGATTTGACGGAAGGCATCGGATATTGGACTGATATGGATAACCCTTATATCACGCTCGACAACAACTACATCGAGAGTGTGTGGAACATTCTTGCAGCGATTCATGAGAAAGGTCTCTTGTACCGCGGTCATCGCGTAAGCCCATACTGTCCTTCCTGTCAGACAACATTGAGTTCGCATGAAGTTGCACAAGGGTACAAGGATGTTAAAGATCTGAGTGCTACCGCCAAATTCAAACTGCATGAAAGCGGCGAATTCGTACTTGCCTGGACGACGACACCATGGACACTGCCTTCTCACGTGGCTTTGGCTGTAAACCCGGAAATGGAATACTCCCGTGTCCGTCAAAATGATGAAGTATTCATCATGGCGACAAATCTGGTGGAAAAAGTAATGAAAGACAGCAAAGGTGAATATGAGATCATTGGCACGCTGAAAGGTGCGGATCTGGTCGGCAAAACGTACAGCCCGCCGTTTAACTACGTTCAGGCTGAGAAAACGAACATCATCCTTGGTGCAGGATTTGTAACGGATGCAAGCGGTACGGGGATCGTACACATGGCTCCGGCACATGGTGAAGATGACTACCGTGTATGCCGTGAGAATGGCATCAGTTTTGTAAACATGGTTGATCTGGAAGGCAAGTTTGTGGCGCAAGTTACTGATTTTGCAGGTCGTTTCGTGAAGGATTGCGACATCGACATTGTGAGATACTTGTCTGAGCATGGCCGTCTGTTCAGCAAAGAGAAATACGAGCACAGCTATCCGTTCTGCTGGCGCTGTGATACTCCACTTCTGTACTACGCAATGGACAGCTGGTTTATTCAAACAACAGCGATCAAGGATCAGCTGATTGCCAATAACAGCGAAGTGGAATGGTATCCAGGGCATGTGCGTGAAGGCCGCTTCGGGAAGTTCCTCGAAGATCTCGTGGACTGGAACATCAGCCGCGACCGTTACTGGGGAACGCCGCTGAACATCTGGGTGTGTGAAGAAACAGGCGAACAGTTTGCTCCGCACAGCATTGCTGAATTGCGGGCGCGTGCTGTAGGTGATGTGCCGGAAAATCTGGAGCTGCATAAGCCATATGTGGATGAAGTGAAAGTGCTCAGCTCTTGCGGCAAATACGAAATGAAGCGTACACCTGAAGTCATCGATGTATGGTTCGACAGCGGCTCTATGCCGTTTGCACAGCAGCATTATCCTTTTGAAAATAAAGAAGTATTTGAACAGCAATATCCGGCGGATATGATCTGTGAAGGGATTGACCAGACGCGCGGCTGGTTCTACAGCCTGCTCGCGGTGTCCACCCTTTTGACAGGTAAAGCACCATATAAAGCGGTCATGGCAACAGGACACGTGCTTGATGAAAACGGACAGAAGATGTCCAAATCCAAAGGCAATGTTATCGATCCATGGGAAGTAATTGAGGAGTACGGTACAGATGCATTCCGCTGGGCGCTGCTGTCTGATAGTGCACCGTGGAACAGCAAACGTTTCTCCAAAGGCATCGTAGGGGAAGCCAAATCCAAAATGGTGGATACACTGGTGAATACCCATGCATTCCTGACGCTGTACGCAACCATTGATGGATTTGATCCACAGGAGCATCCATTCCTATTGTCCGCTCACAAGCTGGATCGCTGGATCTTGTCGAGATTGAACAGTCTGATCCTTGTCGTGGAAAAAGCGTTGTCTGTAAACGACTACCTGAATTCATCCAAAGCGATTGAAGCCTTTGTGGATGAGCTCAGTAACTGGTATATCCGCCGTTCCCGTGATCGCTTCTGGGGAAGTGGCCTGACGGAAGATAAACTGGATGCGTATCGCACGTTAACTGAAGTGCTCGTGACTACAGCGAAGCTGGTAGCCCCGTTCACGCCTATGCTGGCTGAGGATATTTACCTTAACTTGACTACTGGCGAAAGCGTGCATATGGATGATTATCCTGCAGCTAATGAAGCATTGATCGATGCAGCATTGGAGCAGGACATGGAAACAGCTCGCCGCGTCGTTGAGCTTGCACGCAACGTCCGTAACGAGACAGGCATCAAAACGCGTCAGCCACTGTCCGAATTGATCGTTTCTCTTGATAAAGGTTTCGATCTGGCAAGTTATGAAGAGATCATCAAAGAGGAGATCAACGTCAAAGGAATTCGTACAGAGCATAACGATGCGGAGTTTGTTGATTTCACACTTAAGCTGAACCTCAAAGTCGCGGGTAAAAAATACGGTAAAAACGTAGGTTTCCTGCAAAATCTGTTTAAAGGCATGACGGCTGATGAGACACGTAAAGTGGTATCTGATGGTGCGTTTAATGTTGTTTCTCCAGAAGGGGAGGAACTTCAGGTGACTGCTGAGGAACTGCTGGTTGAGAAACAGGCTAAATCCGGCTTTGCATCGGCATCCGGTTACGGCTTGACGGTTGCCCTGAATACGGAGATCACAACGGCGCTGGAGCAGGAAGGTTGGGTGCGCGAAGTTGTCCGGGCAGTACAGGATACACGGAAACGTCTGGATCTGCCAATCGAGAAAAGAGTGCGTCTGACGCTGGATGTGGATGCGGATCTGCAAGCAGCAATTGAAGCGTTTGACGATGTCCTGCGCGAAAATGTGCTCGTGACTGACGTGACATTTGGCAAGGCGGATGCAATGGAGCGTGTAGAAGCCGGAGGCAAAGCCATCGGAATCTATATTGAAGGATAG
- a CDS encoding DUF5665 domain-containing protein — protein sequence MSKQEQSAESIKAASVTDSVDTPHDKIEELHTLTNRLANELERSRIAQYTELLNRPWKLIGLNLLSGAARGVGIAIGFTFFAATIIYVLQVLGALNLPIVGDYIADIVRIVQRQLDMNTY from the coding sequence ATGAGCAAACAAGAACAGTCGGCGGAATCCATTAAGGCAGCCTCTGTCACGGATTCCGTTGATACACCCCATGACAAAATTGAAGAATTACATACGTTGACCAATCGACTTGCGAACGAATTGGAGCGTTCACGGATTGCGCAGTATACAGAGCTGCTGAACCGGCCATGGAAGCTGATCGGTTTAAATCTGTTGTCAGGTGCAGCAAGAGGTGTCGGAATTGCGATCGGATTTACCTTTTTCGCTGCAACCATCATTTATGTGCTGCAGGTTCTTGGTGCATTAAATCTGCCCATTGTTGGAGATTACATTGCAGATATTGTACGAATCGTACAGCGGCAGTTGGACATGAATACCTATTAA
- a CDS encoding TraR/DksA C4-type zinc finger protein, which translates to MSHFTAEQMRSLRSQLLSDKHDIEHRLSENEHYGLGDSLKLQTGELSPIDNHPGDLATEVYERGKDISLLEHDEFQLERIDSALHAMEEGHYGTCAVCQQPIPYERMEAVPYTKYCKKHQPETVVSENRPVEEEFLAPSFGRTSLDERDDQNGFDGEDAWQIVESWGNSNSPAMAEDGNIDSYDVMAIEAAEELDGFVEAYESFVATDIYGHDVSIVRNRQYRQYLENGEGSGLLEPDAGQDEPI; encoded by the coding sequence ATGTCACATTTCACAGCCGAGCAGATGCGATCTCTGCGATCCCAGCTTTTGTCCGATAAACATGATATTGAACACAGGCTGTCGGAGAACGAGCACTACGGCCTCGGGGATTCTTTGAAACTGCAGACCGGTGAACTGTCACCTATTGATAATCACCCTGGTGATCTTGCCACAGAAGTGTACGAACGCGGAAAAGACATTTCCCTGCTGGAACATGATGAGTTCCAACTCGAACGAATTGATTCAGCCCTGCATGCGATGGAAGAAGGCCATTACGGCACATGTGCCGTCTGCCAGCAGCCCATTCCTTACGAGCGAATGGAAGCCGTCCCCTACACAAAATACTGTAAAAAACATCAACCCGAGACGGTCGTTTCCGAGAATCGACCTGTGGAGGAAGAATTTCTTGCGCCCTCTTTTGGACGTACCAGTCTGGACGAACGGGATGATCAGAATGGCTTTGACGGTGAAGATGCCTGGCAGATTGTAGAGAGTTGGGGCAATTCGAATTCTCCGGCAATGGCAGAAGACGGTAATATTGACAGCTACGATGTTATGGCTATTGAAGCTGCTGAAGAGCTGGATGGTTTTGTTGAGGCTTACGAGAGCTTTGTCGCAACCGATATTTACGGTCATGATGTATCCATCGTCCGTAATCGCCAATACCGACAGTACCTCGAGAATGGCGAAGGTTCGGGACTGCTTGAACCGGATGCCGGGCAGGATGAACCGATATGA
- the lspA gene encoding signal peptidase II translates to MVYYIFAFIVFLVDQGTKYLISTRMELREEIPVIGNFFVITSHRNSGAAFGILQDQRWFFIVVTLIVVVALIWYLQKVKDTPHKLLPVALSLVLGGAIGNFLDRALTGEVVDFVQLNFGSYTFPIFNIADSAICIGVALIIVETLLEGRREKAAAKIEGNEHHE, encoded by the coding sequence GTGGTGTATTATATCTTTGCTTTTATCGTATTCTTAGTGGATCAGGGAACGAAGTACCTGATTTCTACCCGGATGGAACTTAGAGAGGAAATTCCGGTCATTGGCAATTTTTTTGTCATCACCTCCCATCGAAATTCAGGTGCGGCATTTGGCATTTTGCAGGATCAACGCTGGTTCTTTATTGTGGTGACCCTGATTGTGGTTGTTGCCTTGATTTGGTATTTGCAAAAAGTAAAAGATACTCCGCACAAATTGCTGCCGGTAGCGCTCAGTCTGGTGCTTGGAGGAGCAATTGGCAACTTCCTGGACCGTGCATTGACAGGGGAAGTTGTAGACTTTGTACAGCTTAATTTTGGAAGTTACACGTTTCCGATCTTTAACATTGCTGACTCAGCCATCTGTATCGGGGTAGCACTAATTATCGTGGAAACACTGCTTGAAGGACGCCGTGAAAAAGCGGCTGCGAAGATTGAAGGGAATGAGCATCATGAGTAA
- a CDS encoding RluA family pseudouridine synthase: MSNVNEEQLNNDEQFNGEERMEWTVAAEHKKERVDKYITDAVDNVSRSQVQLWIGDGAVTVNGTVVKANAKLAEGDQIVLQIPEPTAVEIIAEDIPLEVVYEDSDLIVINKQRGLVVHPAPGHTSGTLVNALMYHCKDLSGINGELRPGIVHRIDKDTSGLIMAAKNDRAHASLAAQLKEHSVNRRYIALVHGHLSHDQGTIDAPIGRDTNDRKMYTVTERNSKHAVTHFTVTERINDYTLVELKLETGRTHQIRVHMKFIGHPLVGDPTYGRNKGIKMNGQALHAATLGFVHPSTGEYMEFSAPIPQDMEDVLASLRSR, translated from the coding sequence ATGAGTAATGTGAATGAGGAACAGTTAAATAATGATGAACAATTTAACGGTGAGGAACGTATGGAATGGACCGTTGCCGCTGAACATAAGAAAGAACGTGTGGATAAATATATTACCGATGCTGTAGATAATGTATCCCGTTCACAGGTTCAGCTGTGGATTGGAGACGGCGCTGTTACGGTTAATGGAACTGTGGTGAAAGCCAACGCCAAGCTGGCCGAAGGCGATCAGATCGTACTGCAGATTCCCGAGCCAACGGCTGTGGAGATCATTGCAGAGGACATCCCGCTTGAAGTGGTCTACGAAGACAGTGATCTGATTGTGATCAACAAACAGCGTGGACTGGTTGTACATCCTGCACCGGGACATACGTCAGGTACACTTGTAAACGCATTGATGTATCATTGCAAGGATCTCTCCGGCATTAACGGGGAACTGCGTCCGGGGATTGTGCACCGAATTGATAAAGATACGTCAGGTCTGATTATGGCTGCCAAAAACGATCGCGCTCATGCTTCTCTGGCCGCCCAGTTGAAGGAACACAGTGTCAACAGACGTTATATTGCGCTGGTTCACGGTCATCTGAGTCATGATCAAGGTACTATTGATGCCCCTATCGGACGGGACACAAATGATCGTAAGATGTACACGGTCACAGAGCGCAACAGCAAACATGCAGTGACTCATTTTACAGTGACGGAGCGGATTAACGACTATACCCTGGTTGAGCTGAAGCTGGAGACAGGTCGCACTCACCAGATTCGGGTGCATATGAAATTTATTGGTCATCCACTCGTTGGTGATCCGACATACGGACGCAATAAGGGGATTAAAATGAACGGACAAGCCCTGCATGCTGCGACACTTGGCTTCGTACATCCGTCTACTGGCGAATACATGGAATTCAGTGCACCGATCCCGCAGGATATGGAAGATGTACTTGCTTCGCTGCGAAGCCGTTGA
- a CDS encoding LL-diaminopimelate aminotransferase, with amino-acid sequence MSIDKYQETYIQTNFADRIGGSNYGKDTNIYKFEKIKRAKASAKKDFPDVELIDLGVGEPDEMADAGIVAALAEEAGKPENRGYADNGIPEFKTAAAAYLKNVFNVDAIDADTEIVHSIGSKPALAMLPSCFINPGDVTIMTVPGYPVMGTHTKYLGGEVFNVQLTKENNFLPDLKAIPEDIAKRAKLLYLNYPNNPTGASATVEFFTEVVEWAKKYNVVVVHDAPYAALTYDGKKPFSFLSVPGAKDVGVELHSLSKSYNMTGWRIGFVAGNPLVVKAFSDVKDNNDSGQFIAIQKAAAYGLNHPEITEKIAEKYSRRHDMLVAALNELGFKAEKPKGSFFLYVEAPKGIVGGRRFESGEDFSQFLIREKLISSVPWDDAGNFVRFSVTFIASGEEEEKRVISEIKRRLSDVEFEF; translated from the coding sequence ATGAGTATCGATAAATACCAAGAAACTTATATCCAAACAAATTTTGCCGACCGTATCGGCGGCTCCAACTATGGTAAAGACACTAACATCTATAAATTTGAGAAAATCAAACGTGCGAAAGCTTCCGCTAAAAAAGATTTTCCCGATGTCGAACTGATCGACCTTGGGGTAGGTGAACCGGACGAGATGGCAGATGCGGGTATCGTAGCTGCCCTTGCTGAAGAAGCGGGTAAACCGGAGAACCGCGGATATGCCGATAACGGTATTCCTGAGTTCAAGACTGCTGCAGCGGCGTATCTGAAAAATGTTTTTAACGTAGATGCAATTGACGCGGATACAGAAATCGTACACTCCATCGGTTCCAAACCGGCTTTGGCAATGCTGCCTTCCTGCTTCATTAACCCGGGTGATGTAACGATTATGACGGTTCCTGGGTACCCGGTCATGGGCACACACACGAAATACCTCGGTGGAGAAGTATTCAACGTTCAATTGACGAAAGAGAATAACTTCCTGCCGGATTTGAAGGCAATCCCTGAGGACATTGCGAAACGTGCGAAATTACTCTATCTGAACTATCCGAATAACCCGACTGGTGCAAGTGCTACGGTTGAGTTTTTCACTGAGGTTGTAGAATGGGCAAAAAAATACAATGTGGTCGTTGTGCACGATGCACCATATGCCGCGCTGACGTATGACGGCAAAAAACCATTCAGCTTCCTGTCCGTTCCTGGAGCCAAGGATGTGGGTGTAGAACTGCACTCCCTCTCCAAATCGTACAATATGACCGGTTGGAGAATTGGATTTGTAGCGGGTAACCCACTCGTTGTAAAAGCATTCAGCGATGTGAAGGATAACAACGATTCCGGCCAATTTATTGCCATCCAGAAAGCGGCGGCTTATGGATTGAATCATCCAGAAATTACGGAGAAAATTGCCGAGAAGTATTCCCGTCGTCATGATATGCTGGTAGCCGCATTGAACGAACTGGGCTTCAAGGCAGAGAAACCAAAAGGATCTTTCTTCCTTTATGTTGAAGCACCAAAAGGAATTGTCGGTGGACGTCGCTTCGAGTCAGGGGAAGATTTCTCGCAATTCCTGATCCGCGAAAAATTGATTTCATCCGTACCTTGGGATGATGCAGGTAACTTTGTTCGGTTCTCCGTTACGTTTATTGCAAGTGGCGAAGAGGAAGAAAAACGGGTTATCTCTGAAATCAAACGTCGTCTGAGTGATGTCGAGTTTGAATTTTAA
- a CDS encoding decaprenyl-phosphate phosphoribosyltransferase: MFSSRQDTVSSAGGGAGTISGLFRLLRPKQWTKNLLLFAALLFSFEEIRTETITAVVVGFLLFSLVAGCVYILNDYVDRERDKLHPTKKFRPIASGQVQPAHALMFGIALLVLSLGAAFTMNPLFGVLCIVYFLLNVSYSFVLKHLVILDMMTIAAGFVLRAIAGGVLIHVPFTPWFLICTMLLSLFLAIGKRRNELTLLEGNTGSHRKVLDNYSITLLDQFNTIVTTATIISYSLFTFTSDRTIHLMWTIPLVIYGMFRYLYLIHMKNQGGSPDRVLFEDKPILITVILYVASVITIFAIFE, encoded by the coding sequence TTGTTCTCATCACGGCAAGACACGGTATCATCGGCTGGAGGCGGTGCTGGAACGATATCCGGCTTATTTAGACTGCTGAGGCCCAAACAGTGGACTAAAAATCTGTTATTGTTCGCAGCATTGTTATTTTCTTTTGAGGAAATTCGAACGGAGACAATTACTGCAGTAGTGGTTGGCTTCCTGTTATTCAGTCTGGTTGCCGGCTGTGTTTATATACTGAATGATTATGTGGACCGAGAGCGTGATAAGCTGCATCCGACCAAAAAGTTCCGTCCTATTGCTTCAGGTCAGGTCCAACCGGCACATGCTTTAATGTTCGGTATTGCACTGCTTGTGCTTTCCCTCGGAGCGGCTTTTACCATGAATCCGTTATTCGGTGTGCTGTGCATCGTGTACTTTCTGCTGAATGTTTCTTATTCTTTTGTGCTTAAACATCTCGTTATTCTGGATATGATGACCATTGCGGCCGGGTTTGTCCTTCGTGCCATTGCTGGTGGTGTCTTGATTCATGTACCGTTCACACCCTGGTTCCTCATATGTACCATGCTTTTATCCTTGTTTCTGGCGATTGGTAAACGGAGAAATGAGCTTACCCTGCTGGAAGGAAACACAGGGTCACATCGTAAAGTGCTCGATAACTACTCGATTACGCTGTTGGATCAATTCAACACCATTGTGACTACGGCAACCATTATCAGTTACTCTCTGTTCACTTTTACGTCAGATCGCACGATTCATCTCATGTGGACCATTCCGCTGGTGATCTATGGCATGTTCCGGTATTTATATCTAATCCATATGAAAAATCAGGGCGGATCACCAGACCGGGTATTGTTTGAGGACAAGCCGATCCTGATTACGGTGATTTTGTATGTGGCCAGTGTCATAACGATCTTTGCCATCTTCGAGTAA